In Pajaroellobacter abortibovis, the following are encoded in one genomic region:
- the tsf gene encoding translation elongation factor Ts: MSQPRINTAALKELRERTGAGMSDCKNALIEAEGDIDKAVEIILKKGIVKAASRAGRIAAEGQVSAFVSQDHKRGVLLEVNCQTDFVARSPAFVEFVQKVVDIAGRLNLQDDLESQPWGDGKVLADARQKMIADTGENVVIRRWHSFRTEAAGGYIYAYVHGGGRIGVLLHVEAPSPEAATHEEFLSFADHVAMQIASMNPLAIDQDGIDLKSIYKQREIFLEQIKTEVQDEDKWPKVVQGKMTKWLAEMSLLSQDSIIKSSQTVRQVKEKLEKNLDGPVTIHQFLRYELGEGIERKADDFVEEVAKLI; this comes from the coding sequence ATGTCACAGCCACGAATCAATACTGCTGCCTTAAAAGAGCTCCGCGAACGAACTGGCGCGGGGATGAGCGATTGCAAAAATGCGCTGATCGAAGCAGAAGGGGATATCGATAAAGCTGTCGAGATCATTTTAAAGAAAGGGATTGTTAAGGCTGCATCCCGTGCTGGGCGAATCGCCGCAGAAGGGCAAGTGAGTGCTTTTGTTTCTCAGGATCACAAACGCGGTGTTCTCCTTGAAGTGAATTGTCAGACAGACTTCGTGGCGCGAAGCCCCGCATTTGTGGAATTTGTTCAGAAGGTTGTGGATATTGCAGGGCGCCTAAATCTTCAGGATGACTTAGAATCCCAGCCGTGGGGGGATGGCAAGGTCCTAGCCGATGCGCGTCAAAAGATGATCGCGGATACAGGGGAAAATGTGGTGATCCGCCGCTGGCATTCTTTCCGTACGGAAGCAGCAGGGGGATACATTTATGCTTATGTGCATGGTGGGGGACGCATCGGTGTCCTTCTTCATGTAGAAGCTCCTAGCCCTGAAGCTGCAACGCATGAAGAGTTCCTCTCTTTTGCGGATCACGTCGCGATGCAAATCGCTTCCATGAATCCTCTTGCGATCGATCAAGATGGGATCGATCTAAAATCGATATATAAACAGCGGGAGATCTTTTTGGAGCAGATCAAGACAGAGGTTCAAGATGAAGACAAATGGCCGAAGGTCGTCCAGGGGAAGATGACCAAGTGGCTTGCAGAGATGAGCCTGCTTAGTCAGGACAGCATTATCAAGTCCAGTCAGACGGTTCGTCAAGTTAAGGAGAAGCTCGAGAAGAATCTTGACGGGCCCGTCACAATCCATCAGTTCCTTCGCTATGAGCTGGGAGAAGGGATTGAAAGGAAGGCAGATGACTTTGTAGAAGAGGTTGCTAAGCTAATATAA
- the rpsB gene encoding 30S ribosomal protein S2 — protein sequence MTESVETSPLHTSEPPQLPLSIQALLDAGVHFGHQTKRWNPKMAPFIYGVRNGVHILDLDQTAYLLARAFAFLEETVARGGHVLMVGTKKQAQEIIQEEAIRSGSSFVVHRWLGGTLTNFWTIKQGLERHRQLERMKEDGTYQQFSKKEVSRLEKERERFEKYLGGLKNMGSLPHALFVIDPALEQNAVREAKKMCIPVVAITDTNCNPDQIDWMIPGNDDAIRSIKLITSCLTDAILAGTQQRKDTLNREEGADRGVHGEQKGCARAEGIPSVQLVNRERTA from the coding sequence ATGACCGAATCTGTAGAAACATCACCTCTTCACACTTCTGAACCCCCTCAACTCCCGCTTTCTATCCAAGCTTTGCTGGATGCGGGTGTTCATTTTGGCCATCAAACCAAACGGTGGAATCCTAAAATGGCACCCTTTATCTATGGGGTTCGCAACGGCGTCCATATCTTGGACTTGGATCAAACCGCCTACCTTTTGGCCCGTGCATTTGCCTTTCTCGAAGAGACCGTTGCCCGTGGAGGCCATGTACTTATGGTGGGAACGAAAAAACAAGCGCAGGAAATCATTCAAGAGGAAGCGATCCGCTCTGGCTCTTCATTTGTGGTCCATCGGTGGCTAGGAGGAACGCTGACCAACTTCTGGACGATCAAGCAAGGGCTCGAGCGACATCGTCAATTAGAGCGCATGAAGGAAGATGGTACATATCAACAGTTCTCCAAAAAGGAGGTCTCCCGTTTAGAGAAAGAGAGAGAGAGATTTGAGAAATACTTGGGGGGCCTCAAGAACATGGGCTCCTTGCCGCATGCATTGTTTGTGATTGACCCTGCTCTCGAGCAGAATGCGGTGAGAGAAGCAAAAAAAATGTGCATTCCTGTTGTTGCGATCACCGATACCAACTGCAATCCAGATCAGATCGATTGGATGATTCCGGGCAATGATGATGCAATCCGTTCAATCAAACTGATTACCTCTTGTCTTACCGATGCGATCCTTGCAGGCACGCAGCAGCGAAAGGACACATTGAATCGCGAGGAAGGCGCAGATCGCGGGGTGCATGGAGAGCAGAAAGGTTGCGCACGAGCAGAGGGGATCCCTTCTGTTCAGCTGGTTAACCGAGAAAGAACTGCCTAA
- a CDS encoding class I SAM-dependent methyltransferase, translated as MPMLLTFMGTGAAAKELIIMEGGIPHQVYLRDGLSTDLFLDQRLSRQRVHELAQGRLVLNLFAYTCGFTLAFPLGGVECTVSVDASASVLERGYQQLERLGVLCDRHSFYAEDVFA; from the coding sequence ATGCCTATGCTCCTCACGTTTATGGGAACAGGGGCTGCAGCAAAAGAGCTGATAATCATGGAAGGGGGAATTCCTCATCAGGTTTATCTTCGGGATGGATTATCAACAGACTTATTTTTAGACCAGCGGCTAAGTCGACAGCGGGTGCATGAGCTCGCTCAGGGGCGCTTAGTACTCAATCTATTTGCCTATACCTGTGGTTTCACCCTTGCTTTTCCCTTGGGGGGAGTAGAGTGCACGGTCAGTGTAGATGCCTCTGCCTCGGTTTTAGAGCGAGGATATCAGCAGTTGGAAAGGTTAGGTGTGCTGTGTGATCGCCATTCGTTTTACGCAGAGGACGTATTTGCTTAG
- a CDS encoding cupin, translating into MQHIEKPWGYELIWASTKHYVGKILHIRAGHCLSRQYHNRKEETFLVQQGEMDLEIGQGSELKIISMKALDRFHCPPKTIHRMIARTDVDVIEVSTHELDDVVRLEDRYGRSSS; encoded by the coding sequence ATGCAACATATCGAAAAACCGTGGGGATATGAATTAATTTGGGCAAGCACAAAGCATTACGTAGGAAAAATCCTTCATATTCGAGCTGGTCATTGCTTGTCTAGACAGTACCATAATCGAAAAGAAGAGACTTTTCTCGTGCAACAAGGGGAGATGGATCTAGAGATCGGACAAGGATCTGAACTCAAAATCATTTCCATGAAAGCGCTCGACCGCTTTCACTGCCCCCCCAAAACCATTCACAGGATGATCGCACGGACGGATGTAGATGTAATCGAAGTTTCAACGCACGAGCTAGATGATGTGGTCCGTCTCGAAGACCGCTACGGCCGCAGCTCTTCCTAG
- a CDS encoding polysaccharide deacetylase family protein, producing MRLCAVGIDLDEIVHYEGIHGIPSCEEFNAHAVYEKGLMRWRALAEELDIPCTFFAVGANLTLDKNAMAIRLAHEEGHEIANHTLDHLYCLTRLSREEVLAQIRGGSSAIEQVIGERPVGFRSPGYTITDSVYRVLEDEGLLYDSSVFPCPSYYGVKAAVLGWMKLRGRLSRTILDTPFVLCSPRRPYRVGKPYWKRGDGILELPIQVTPFLRLPYFGTSLVLGGPKIGKNVAGLLTSMCLGEPVINLEFHGIDLLDQSDGLKSLASYQPDLRIDWQLKRQIFKETFHRIQKSGYTFLPLRGVAHRLCEEKQ from the coding sequence ATGCGTCTTTGTGCTGTCGGTATTGATCTGGATGAGATCGTTCACTATGAAGGGATCCACGGGATCCCTTCATGTGAGGAGTTCAACGCTCATGCTGTCTATGAGAAAGGACTCATGCGTTGGCGAGCGCTTGCCGAGGAATTGGACATCCCTTGTACCTTTTTTGCTGTTGGTGCCAATCTGACACTTGATAAAAATGCAATGGCCATTCGTCTCGCCCATGAAGAAGGGCACGAGATTGCTAACCATACCCTTGATCATCTCTATTGCCTGACTCGACTCTCTCGAGAGGAGGTGCTTGCTCAGATTCGAGGGGGATCCTCTGCAATTGAGCAGGTGATAGGGGAAAGGCCAGTAGGCTTCCGTTCCCCTGGATATACCATTACGGATTCGGTGTACCGTGTGCTCGAAGACGAAGGGCTTCTTTATGATTCCTCTGTATTCCCTTGTCCTTCTTATTATGGGGTGAAAGCGGCTGTCCTTGGGTGGATGAAACTGCGAGGCCGTTTGAGTCGCACAATCTTGGATACCCCATTTGTTCTCTGCTCTCCGAGGAGGCCCTATCGCGTTGGGAAGCCCTATTGGAAGCGAGGGGACGGGATTCTGGAACTCCCTATTCAAGTCACTCCCTTTCTCCGTCTCCCCTATTTTGGAACTTCTTTGGTATTGGGAGGGCCGAAAATAGGGAAGAATGTGGCTGGTCTTTTGACCAGCATGTGTCTAGGTGAGCCCGTGATCAATTTGGAGTTCCATGGCATTGATCTGCTTGATCAATCGGATGGGTTGAAGTCTCTTGCCAGCTATCAGCCTGATCTTCGAATCGACTGGCAACTCAAACGTCAGATTTTCAAGGAGACGTTTCATAGGATCCAAAAATCGGGGTATACCTTTCTCCCCTTAAGAGGAGTGGCACATCGATTGTGCGAAGAAAAACAGTAA
- a CDS encoding pseudouridine synthase has translation MMVERLQKILARGGIASRRHAELLIRSGRVRVNGSLVNELGIKVDARYARIEVDGQQVQAEQQVYLVLYKPRGVVATMHDPQGRPTVADLLSQVGARAYPIGRLDYTTSGVLLATNDGDFAYRLLHPRQAVPKVYRVKVHGHMKEQDLEKWCRGVRLEDGITHPAKVSHVRYGERKTWFLLTLTEGRNRQIHRMGKATGFLVIHLTRLSFAGISAGGLQPGEWRKLTSEEVLFLKKKYSSPSLFC, from the coding sequence ATGATGGTAGAGCGACTCCAGAAAATATTGGCTCGAGGGGGGATAGCATCTCGGCGTCATGCTGAGCTTTTGATTCGCTCCGGAAGAGTACGAGTCAATGGCTCCCTTGTGAACGAGCTCGGTATTAAGGTGGATGCGCGATATGCTCGGATTGAAGTCGATGGTCAACAGGTTCAGGCGGAACAGCAAGTCTATCTTGTTCTCTATAAACCCAGGGGGGTTGTAGCCACAATGCACGACCCGCAAGGTCGTCCTACTGTGGCTGACCTGTTGAGTCAGGTTGGTGCGCGTGCTTATCCAATAGGACGACTCGATTACACGACAAGTGGGGTGCTGCTTGCAACCAATGACGGAGATTTTGCTTATCGTTTACTCCATCCCCGACAAGCCGTTCCGAAGGTGTATCGCGTTAAAGTTCATGGGCATATGAAAGAACAGGATCTCGAAAAGTGGTGCCGTGGAGTCCGTTTGGAAGATGGGATCACTCACCCTGCGAAAGTTTCTCATGTGCGGTATGGGGAAAGGAAAACCTGGTTTTTGCTCACTTTGACGGAAGGGCGGAATCGGCAGATCCACCGTATGGGAAAAGCCACGGGATTTCTGGTCATACACCTCACTCGGCTGTCATTTGCGGGAATCAGTGCAGGAGGCCTCCAGCCTGGAGAGTGGCGTAAGCTAACTTCAGAGGAGGTTTTATTCTTGAAGAAGAAGTACAGCTCCCCCTCGCTGTTCTGCTGA
- a CDS encoding deoxyribonuclease IV, with translation MKKGSTIMLFGAHESIEGGVVCALERGRVDACQAIQLFTKNSNSWREPSLGEKKIALFRSEHKKMGALPLLTHANYLINLAAQKEDVWERSQKALIAEMIRSEALGIHFVVLHPGAHMGLGIQAGVARVAAALNQIEGHVTCLNVRLLLENTAGQGTCLGHRFEELAQILERVSWRDRIGICFDTQHAFAAGYDLSTAEGYQATFDEFNRVVGLASLCAFHLNDSKKPLGSRVDRHENIGKGHLGLPLFWRLGRDDRFNHLPAVLETAPRDPNIPFKKEISLLNSLQREESIPSLAPHPLF, from the coding sequence GTGAAGAAAGGGTCAACAATTATGCTTTTTGGAGCTCATGAATCAATTGAAGGTGGGGTTGTATGCGCATTGGAGCGGGGTCGCGTGGATGCGTGTCAGGCGATTCAACTCTTCACGAAGAATTCGAACTCGTGGAGGGAGCCTTCTCTAGGAGAAAAGAAAATTGCTCTCTTTCGAAGTGAACATAAAAAGATGGGGGCTCTCCCTTTGCTGACGCACGCTAACTATTTGATCAATTTGGCTGCTCAAAAAGAAGACGTATGGGAGCGATCCCAAAAAGCTTTGATCGCGGAGATGATCCGTTCTGAGGCGCTTGGTATCCATTTTGTCGTGTTGCATCCAGGAGCTCACATGGGATTGGGGATTCAAGCCGGAGTAGCGCGTGTTGCTGCAGCCCTCAATCAAATAGAGGGGCATGTTACATGCCTTAACGTTCGCCTTTTGCTTGAAAATACAGCAGGTCAAGGGACCTGTCTCGGTCATCGTTTTGAAGAGCTCGCTCAGATACTTGAGAGGGTTTCATGGCGTGATCGAATCGGAATCTGTTTTGATACGCAGCATGCATTTGCGGCTGGGTATGATTTGTCTACGGCAGAGGGTTATCAGGCCACTTTTGATGAATTTAATCGTGTTGTGGGGCTCGCTTCTCTTTGCGCTTTCCATCTTAATGATTCCAAAAAACCTCTAGGGTCGCGGGTAGATCGACACGAGAATATCGGAAAGGGGCATCTCGGGTTACCTCTTTTCTGGAGGCTTGGTCGCGATGATCGATTTAACCATCTCCCAGCCGTTTTGGAGACAGCTCCTCGCGATCCCAACATTCCTTTCAAGAAGGAGATTTCTCTGCTTAATTCCCTCCAACGGGAAGAGTCTATCCCTTCTTTAGCTCCCCACCCGCTCTTTTGA